AGCAAATATTTTTTCAGTTTCTTCCCTTTTGTCCATGTGGCATTATCAGACCCTTTTTGAACTCTATAATAACAACGAATGAGGAAGAAAAATTTGGACTGGAGAGATTGAGATCTTTGAAATGTGATTTTTGGCTTAGTTTTAGGCGAAAATACTTGAGGGGGCAGATTCGGCCGCTTTGTCTCACCGTCTGGCAGTGTTACAGTCCCGCATTCGGAGCTTTTGGGACGATAGTTCTCACGTTCCCGATCTTAGATCGGGGAGGGAGTGAATCTAGTTCTCGATGTGTTCAACCGGAAGACTAGCTGCCGAAGCGACTGCCAAACTGAGTTTGGGAGCGAGATGGGAAATTTTCAAACTGTAACACAACCTACCGTTTGCAATTCTCGCAATTTCTTTTTAAAGTGTCTGCCACACAAGGGGGATCTTGGGGCGCACGCAGGCAGAATTCTCTCCTAACTCCATTATTCCCATGTTTAGATGGCGATGAAGCACCTCGCTGGCACTTCGTCGGCAATCGTCAGAGTGCAAGGGGGTGAATCATGAAACACTTTAGAGCGGCAATCCCCGCGATCGTGATGCTCGCGCAGCTCCAATCAATCCGATCCTGCAAGAACAATGCGACCGCACCTGTTCTGGAATCTACACCCGTTCAAGCGGCGGAGCAACACGTGACTCCCGTCCAGCGCACACTCCCCCGGATGAGATCATCAGAAGGGAAGGAATCCGGTCCATCCACTATTTCGAATATTATTCCACTGCGCGCAGCACGCCTCCAGAGAGCATGTTCAAGCTCCTCACTGAATATTACCTGGATTCCACTCATCTGAAGACGATGCAATACGACGGCGGAATGACCTATTGGTATGTAAGTGTCTTAGATACAAACAAGGAATAGAGGCCTAGCCTCCATCCAAACTGTGCGCAAAATTGTCGTTGATACGAATGCCGTATATCCTGACCCGGTATTTACGCCGCAAAAAAAATACGGGCTCCCTGACCGCTACTCGGCGTCGCTCCCGTAAGATGATTCCTGGGGCTGGAGTATGCCGCTACTCGCTCGGTTGCAGCAGAAACATATGAACTTCAAATTTCCGAAACTTTCATTTTCAGCGGTCACAACTCTTGAGGCTGCGGTCGTTGTGCTTTCCCTGTCCCAATCCCTCGTCATGGGCTGTGATATCCTGAGTCCCCAGACGCAGCCGGACCTCTCTACAATCCCGTGGGGCTGGCTCACCGGCAAAATCGCGTTTGTGAATCAGGACGAAGGGGAGTATGCCTCGGGCGAGCGCATCTACATCATTGACCCCGGTGACAGATCGGTCAAGTCGGTTGTCTCCTCCGACCAGACTGACGACTTTGTCGGGGCATTTATTTCCCCGCGAGGCGATCAGATAGCCTATAATGAGCTGAGCAGATCTTCGGTCTTGGATCTAGGCAGCGGTACGCTGACGAGGTCCGATACAACATATGTCATCGGATACACACGTCACAATTTTCCTGTTTACTCCTCCATATACGGAACCCACGAGATGATAATAAACGGGAACAAGGTCAAGTTCGCCGTTGATGCACGCTCGAACATCGCCTTTGGCCCTGGTGACGCCTATGCGGTTTATTGCACGCCGAATCCCAGCGGTTACATTCAGCTTGTCAGGCTGGATCCACAAGATTCTTCATACCACTTCATCGGAGCTTCGATGCTGGGTGATACGGTGACAGCGGCCGGCAATCCTGACATCTCGGAAGACGGAAAACAGATCGTGTACACAAAGAGCTTCGTGAACGTGAACCGCGGGAGCGAAATCTGGATCATTAATATGGACGGGTCCAACGATCATAAGATCATCAGCGGATATGAGACCTCCTTCGATTATGCGATGTGGTCGCCGGATGATAAACATGTCGTCTGCTCCTCGACAGATTTGGAACCAAACTATGGTTATGGTTCCAGTAACAGAATTATGATTTACAGCACGGATTTGGACAGCTTGCAGCAATTGATAAACATCAACGGCGATTACACCTCGTGGACGAAGTAACTGCGGCTCTTGTTGCTCCCCTTATCGGCCGCTCAACTTCAGAACCAGCCGCCGGCCCTTCGATAGCGATCGATAACGCCGACATATCGCTCCGATCATCCGCAGGCTTAGTCTATGCGCTATGGACAATGCATTGCAGACTGTCATAGGACCTATCATCGCAAAATTCTCACATTCTCCACAGAACGATAGACGACACATTTCATTCACGATCAATTCAAAGCACACATGAAAATTGACCACGCATTCAGACTTTTCACGTTATCAGCTCTCATACTCCTCTACCTTTCTCTCAACGGTAGTCTTCTTTCGCAGATCAGCCAGGGTAAAGATGTTCAGCTTGCAAGCGGAGAGTTTACGGCACAGATCAACGGGCTGAAGCTCTGGTACAGAGTCTCCGGCTCCGGTCCTGTTTGCATCCACCCAACCCCCGGCTGGGGACCGAGCAGCGACATGTATTTTCTGACGCTGAAACCGCTTGAAAAAATCTTCACCATGGTCTACCTGGATACCCGCGGCTGCGGCCGCTCGGAGCGCCCCGATTCAAACGCCTATGCGATGAAAAATTTTGTCGACGACCTCGAAGGGCTGAGAAAACACCTCGGGGTTGAAACGGTATGGCTCATGGGACACTCCGACGGAGGTCCGATGATACTGAATTATACGTTCGAATACCCTCATCGCGTGGACGGATTGATCCTCGCAGACGCCCCGGTGGGGAACACGTCTCAGAGCAATGAACGGATCGAGCGGATGCAGCTGAGAAAGAACGAGCCCTGGTTCGACAGCGCCTTCAAGGCCTTCCGGACGATGCCGACGACTCAAAAAGAATTTGAGACGATGATTCAAACCATCCTCCCTTTCTTTTTCTCGTCGATCGAAAACCTGGAAAAGAACCGGTGGGTGTTCGAGAAAACAACTGTCTCGTTCGCCGCGCAGCGGGGACGGGGAATATCCGACCAGACATCAGCGGATTTGGACACATTTCTGCCGGCAACAAAAATACCGGCCTTCATTGTCGCAGGGAGTGATGACTTCATCTGCTCTCCCGCCGCCGCGCAGCGCCTGCACGACGAGATCCCCGGCTCAGCGCTCCTGATCATCAACAAGGCCGGACACTTTCCATGGCTTGAACAGCCGGAAGTTTTTTTTGGAGGAATACGCGCGTTCGTCTCTTCATTGAAAAAGGGGGGCGAATAATATCATCGATGGTCCTCCCCCGACCGGGAAATATTATGTGAGGTACGAAGCTCATCACACGGGCATTTTTTCACTTTGGCCGTCGTTGGAAATCGATTCAATGCCAGCACTTGGACTTGAACCGGGGGGCTCCAACGCCGGCACAGCATACTGAATAGACCGATGAAAAAGATTTGTCTTCTCATTCTCTTCATATCCATCCTGCCCGGGCGGACGATCGCCGGCGACC
Above is a genomic segment from Bacteroidota bacterium containing:
- a CDS encoding alpha/beta hydrolase; the protein is MKIDHAFRLFTLSALILLYLSLNGSLLSQISQGKDVQLASGEFTAQINGLKLWYRVSGSGPVCIHPTPGWGPSSDMYFLTLKPLEKIFTMVYLDTRGCGRSERPDSNAYAMKNFVDDLEGLRKHLGVETVWLMGHSDGGPMILNYTFEYPHRVDGLILADAPVGNTSQSNERIERMQLRKNEPWFDSAFKAFRTMPTTQKEFETMIQTILPFFFSSIENLEKNRWVFEKTTVSFAAQRGRGISDQTSADLDTFLPATKIPAFIVAGSDDFICSPAAAQRLHDEIPGSALLIINKAGHFPWLEQPEVFFGGIRAFVSSLKKGGE